One region of Drosophila subobscura isolate 14011-0131.10 chromosome J, UCBerk_Dsub_1.0, whole genome shotgun sequence genomic DNA includes:
- the LOC117893954 gene encoding LOW QUALITY PROTEIN: centrobin (The sequence of the model RefSeq protein was modified relative to this genomic sequence to represent the inferred CDS: inserted 1 base in 1 codon) → MSDTDTDDTDLLLLVPPNYYTHTAERLLHEVKMNAAAAAADALVMPPPPVPTTAAYQFLPPSKKTELNQINARLQNIGLDGDDHGHFDVPSDISTISTNTVRTAAGTTLPKEFHGVVHSTPKGGSVEPPRRRHGEDNILHEIDHYLDENNTNRWQQQQHHHPHHHHSEEHLRNVRAVHDIHHPAATSLPSIRMTSTSASIEAARCPRGSLSDNNNQLISLSDLWGKSSMAGTVVANNMPNPLLCSPSLKEEQLRRQHLEKTVQTLQSQLLEYQQRISVAMEVDRSKDEALKGAEQTAATLHIEVQQLRDVLHRLEGERCDTHGKMETLQHELAQAVGLATKFQEKNEKLESEQNKRQREAKEWDDKVEQLEMQLHGSKRAEELSHAELNKLRDKFAKIDYQQEKLKAQIQELETDNTTLRHQKEMLQDYHQKQKSRADALETQRKSMQETLANLTEVETNLKKKLEIQQKSLKQHYQQQMENVVAXKLQEFQQQLDKSEENLKSEARDRERLIAERAVKQLEMINEKNNQELNLIQEKHDEEVELYRLQLANASKKIDELELKLSFYKNKRADIAEKLHGVMEAQWQQALAILTSPTQNALMPASDTDSESPELNNARVYPETPRTSKSQRSNNTEKNNLDSGGKRDPPSPMDKLAAYIELLLSKSPSDFDKLDEILALTAKKGGASKPSKRNGCGSNKAPPWKC, encoded by the exons ATGAGCGATACCGATACGGACGACACTgatctgttgttgctggtccCGCCCAACTACTACACCCACACCGCCGAGCGCTTGCTGCACGAAGTCAAGAtgaacgcagcagcagctgcagccgatGCACTTGTCatgccaccaccgccagtgCCCACGACAGCAGCGTATCAATTCCTTCCGCCCAGTAAGAAAACGGAACTGAATCAGATAAACGCACGACTGCAGAACATCGGCCTGGATGGCGACGACCATGGCCACTTTGATGTGCCCTCCGATATTTCCACAATCTCCACAAACACAGTACGCACGGCGGCGGGTACCACACTGCCGAAGGAGTTCCATGGCGTGGTGCATTCCACGCCCAAGGGTGGATCGGTGGAGCCGCCAAGGCGTCGCCACGGGGAGGATAACATTCTGCATGAGATTGACCATTATCTGGACGAAAACAACACGAatcgctggcagcagcagcaacaccatcatcctcatcatcatcacagcGAGGAACACCTGCGAAATGTACGTGCTGTGCACGACATCCATCATCCGGCAGCCACTTCCCTGCCTAGCATTCGTATGACATCAACATCGGCATCCATTGAGGCGGCTAGATGCCCCCGCGGCAGCCTCAGCGACAACAATAACCAGCTCATCAGCTTGAGTGATCTCTGGGGCAAGAGCAGCATGGCAGGCACAGTCGTTGCCAACAACATGCCCAATCCACTGCTGTGCAGCCCCTCGctaaaggaggagcagctgcgccGTCAGCATCTGGAGAAAACTGTGCAGACGCTGCAGTCCCAGCTGCTGGAATATCAGCAGCGCATCTCAGTGGCCATGGAGGTGGATCGCAGCAAGGATGAAGCTCTGAAAGGTGCCGAGCAGACCGCAGCGACTCTCCACATTGAGGTGCAACAACTGCGAGACGTTCTCCACCGGCTGGAGGGGGAACGTTGCGACACGCACGGCAAAATGGAAACTCTGCAGCACGAGCTGGCGCAGGCAGTCGGCTTGGCCACCAAGTTTCAAGAAAAGAACGAGAAGCTGGAGTCGGAACAGAACAAGCGTCAGCGCGAGGCCAAGGAATGGGATGACAAAGTGGAGCAGCTGGAAATGCAACTGCATGGCAGCAAGCGAGCCGAGGAGCTATCCCATGCAGAGCTCAACAAACTGAGGGATAAATTCGCCAAAATCGACTATCAGCAGGAGAAG TTGAAGGCACAGATTCAAGAGCTGGAGACGGACAATACCACGCTGAGGCATCAGAAGGAAATGCTGCAAGACTACCACCAAAAGCAGAAATCCCGAGCTGATGCACTGGAAACACAACGCAAATCTATGCAAGAGACGCTGGCCAATCTAACAGAAGTCGAG ACAAACCTCAAGAAAAAGCTGGAAATACAACAGAAATCCCTGAAGCAACACTACCAGCAGCAAATGGAGAATGTGGTGG AAAAGTTGCAGgaattccagcagcagctggacaaaTCCGAGGAGAATCTCAAGAGTGAGGCACGCGACCGTGAGCGACTGATAGCAGAGCGTGCCGTGAAGCAGCTGGAAATGATCAACGAGAAGAACAACCAGGAACTGAATCTCATACAGGAGAAGCACGacgaggaggtggagctgtatcgcctgcagctggccaacGCCTCCAAAAAGATCGATGAACTGGAACTCAAACTGAGTTTCTACAAGAACAAGCG TGCTGACATTGCGGAGAAGCTGCATGGTGTGATGGaggcacagtggcagcaggcTTTGGCCATTCTCACCTCACCCACACAGAATGCCCTGATGCCCGCCAGTGACACGGACAGCGAGTCTCCGGAGCTCAACAATGCCCGTGTCTATCCGGAAACTCCGCGCACAAGCAAATCgcagcgcagcaacaacacggAGAAGAACAATTTGGATTCGGGTGGCAAGCGGGATCCACCCTCGCCCATGGACAAGCTGGCGGCATacattgagctgctgctgagcaAGTCGCCCAGCGATTTCGACAAGCTCGACGAGATACTGGCCCTAACCGCCAAGAAGGGGGGTGCCAGCAAGCCGAGCAAACGcaatggctgtggcagcaacaaggCGCCACCCTGGAAGTGCTGA